In the genome of Actinomadura graeca, one region contains:
- a CDS encoding S1 family peptidase codes for MARKHVLLGITAGTGLVAALTAPALASQTRSPVQHPQAAPFAPDPAVMHAARLQKQMRTTLGGTFGGAWVTDGANLVVATTDASAVATIKKAGARPKVVRYAERTLDAVQTKLNQHSASAPKPVTSWYVDVQRNTVVIKASSAAAAKRFATASGVDAGTVTIVRSTARPRPLHDLVGGERYWTSKYGCSIAFSVTGGFISAGHCGGVGEKTRGSNQVDQGTFKGSSFPGDDYAWIDTNAQWTPTPKLTRWDGSYETVQGATEAPIGAAVCRSGGTTNTKLWCGKIQERNASVKYEQGTVSGLIRTDICADPGDSGGALITQTGGQAQGITSGGSGSCKDGQGEGDEVFFQPVDEVLQLIARDGGRKLVTANGHRSDADGACDGNQTKASGNVTSGSSAHEPDGGFTTTASGPLSACLDAFDGVDFDLYLEKKDGSTWTTVAGSTDPEPNETLTFEGAPGTYRWRVHAYDGSGAFTLRYGTA; via the coding sequence ATGGCCCGAAAACATGTGTTGTTGGGCATCACCGCCGGAACCGGTCTCGTCGCTGCTCTGACCGCACCGGCACTCGCGAGCCAGACCCGGTCGCCCGTCCAACATCCGCAGGCCGCTCCCTTCGCTCCCGATCCGGCCGTCATGCACGCCGCACGCCTCCAGAAGCAGATGCGGACGACCCTCGGCGGCACGTTCGGCGGCGCCTGGGTCACCGACGGCGCGAACCTCGTCGTCGCGACCACCGACGCGTCCGCCGTCGCCACCATCAAGAAGGCCGGTGCGCGGCCCAAGGTCGTGCGGTACGCCGAACGCACCCTCGACGCCGTCCAGACGAAGCTGAACCAGCACTCCGCATCCGCTCCCAAGCCGGTGACCTCGTGGTATGTCGACGTCCAGCGCAACACGGTCGTCATCAAGGCGTCCTCCGCGGCCGCGGCGAAGCGGTTCGCCACGGCGAGCGGAGTGGACGCCGGCACCGTGACGATCGTCCGGTCGACGGCGAGGCCCCGCCCTCTGCACGACCTCGTCGGCGGCGAACGCTACTGGACGTCGAAGTACGGCTGCTCGATCGCGTTCTCCGTGACGGGCGGATTCATCAGCGCCGGGCACTGCGGCGGCGTCGGAGAGAAGACACGCGGCTCGAACCAGGTGGACCAGGGAACGTTCAAGGGCTCCTCCTTCCCCGGTGACGACTACGCGTGGATCGACACCAACGCCCAGTGGACCCCCACCCCGAAGCTCACGCGCTGGGACGGCTCCTACGAGACCGTCCAAGGCGCCACCGAAGCCCCCATCGGCGCCGCAGTCTGCCGCTCCGGCGGAACCACCAACACGAAGCTCTGGTGCGGGAAGATCCAGGAACGCAATGCCTCCGTCAAGTACGAGCAAGGGACGGTCAGCGGGCTGATCCGCACCGACATCTGCGCCGACCCGGGCGACTCCGGCGGCGCCCTCATCACGCAGACCGGCGGCCAGGCCCAGGGCATCACGTCCGGCGGCTCCGGCTCCTGCAAGGACGGGCAGGGCGAAGGCGACGAGGTCTTCTTCCAGCCCGTCGACGAGGTCCTGCAGCTCATCGCCCGCGACGGCGGCCGCAAGCTCGTCACCGCGAACGGGCACCGCTCGGACGCGGACGGCGCCTGCGACGGCAACCAGACGAAGGCGTCCGGCAACGTCACATCGGGCTCCAGCGCCCACGAACCCGACGGCGGCTTCACCACCACTGCCTCCGGCCCGCTTTCCGCCTGCCTCGACGCTTTCGACGGCGTCGACTTCGACCTCTACCTGGAGAAGAAGGACGGCAGCACCTGGACGACGGTCGCCGGCTCCACCGACCCCGAACCCAACGAGACCCTCACCTTCGAAGGCGCCCCCGGCACCTACCGGTGGCGGGTCCACGCCTATGACGGCTCAGGCGCCTTCACCCTCCGGTACGGCACGGCCTGA
- a CDS encoding DUF6766 family protein — protein MRGFVRDNSLSLFFLGILLLALAGQALSGWHEYNNEALAQSGAEISLARYLSSSQFGVDVAENWQSEYLQFFLYIFVTVWLVQRGSPESKTVGKEGEESDRAQHVGRHATDAAPHWARAGGLRGVVFARSLGMVMGLIFLACWLAQSITGRVAYNAEQLADYQDPVSWTGYVTSADFWNRTLQNWQSEFLAVASMIALSIYLRQRGSPESKPVGTSHDATGIEG, from the coding sequence ATGCGCGGGTTCGTCCGGGACAACTCCCTCAGCCTCTTCTTCCTGGGCATCCTGCTGCTGGCCCTCGCGGGGCAGGCGTTGTCGGGATGGCACGAGTACAACAACGAGGCACTCGCCCAGTCCGGTGCCGAGATCTCGCTGGCAAGGTACCTGTCGTCTTCGCAGTTCGGCGTCGACGTCGCGGAGAACTGGCAGTCGGAGTATCTGCAGTTCTTCCTCTATATCTTTGTGACCGTGTGGCTGGTCCAGCGCGGTTCACCCGAGTCCAAGACCGTCGGCAAGGAGGGCGAGGAGTCCGACCGGGCCCAGCACGTCGGTCGCCATGCCACCGACGCCGCGCCCCACTGGGCCCGGGCCGGCGGACTGCGCGGCGTGGTCTTCGCCCGATCACTGGGCATGGTGATGGGCCTGATCTTCCTGGCGTGCTGGCTGGCCCAATCAATCACCGGACGGGTCGCCTACAACGCCGAACAACTCGCCGACTACCAAGATCCGGTCTCGTGGACCGGCTATGTGACCTCGGCTGACTTCTGGAACCGGACCCTCCAGAACTGGCAGTCCGAATTCCTGGCCGTCGCCTCCATGATCGCCCTCAGCATCTACCTGCGCCAGCGCGGCTCGCCCGAGTCCAAACCGGTCGGCACCTCCCACGACGCCACCGGAATCGAAGGCTGA
- a CDS encoding nuclear transport factor 2 family protein: protein MRVLDPRDRIALTDLVARYALYADHVRYTGLVGLFTDDAVLVLPDPPEQLEPVHSFKGREEIAKALRSLERFPRTMHEIVGQVFDPGRENATATGHVACVAHHLSEDESEEPTDFAWHVRYSDAYRREGGFWRIERRTAQIDFIEKRPVWCWRG from the coding sequence ATGAGGGTGCTCGATCCGCGCGACCGGATCGCGCTCACCGACCTCGTCGCCAGGTACGCGCTCTATGCCGACCATGTCAGGTACACCGGTCTCGTGGGTCTCTTCACCGACGATGCGGTGCTAGTCCTGCCGGACCCGCCGGAGCAGCTCGAACCCGTCCATTCCTTCAAGGGAAGAGAGGAGATCGCCAAGGCGCTCCGATCCCTGGAGAGATTCCCACGCACGATGCACGAGATCGTGGGCCAGGTGTTCGATCCGGGACGAGAGAACGCGACGGCGACCGGTCACGTCGCCTGCGTCGCGCACCATCTCAGCGAAGACGAGTCGGAAGAGCCCACCGACTTCGCCTGGCATGTCCGTTACAGCGACGCTTACCGGCGGGAGGGCGGCTTCTGGCGCATCGAGCGCCGGACGGCCCAGATCGACTTCATCGAGAAGAGACCGGTCTGGTGCTGGAGAGGTTGA
- a CDS encoding zinc-binding dehydrogenase has protein sequence MRALIYDPDAPQGLRVGEVADPRPERAQTVVEVRAVSLNFGEVADLSRRTEPGGVSGWDAAGVVVEAAADGSGPEVGRRVVTWGPAGAWAQLRAVDTAKLVTVPDTVDLGVASALPVAGVSALQALRGLGPVIGRRILVTGASGGVGRYAVQLGALAGAHVVAAVGSPERGAGLAELGAAEVVVGLDNVTEPVAGVLENVGGALLAQAYGLLADGGIVQSIGHASGGSTMIDFEAIRHLGSRLRIEAYRLDWAFGPDLAYLLQLLDQGRLDPQIGWRGPWDRVAEAAEALLQRRIRGKAVLDVT, from the coding sequence ATGCGCGCCTTGATCTACGACCCGGACGCACCGCAGGGCCTTCGGGTCGGCGAGGTCGCCGACCCGCGGCCGGAGCGAGCGCAGACGGTGGTCGAGGTCCGCGCGGTGTCGTTGAACTTCGGCGAGGTCGCCGACCTGTCCCGGCGCACCGAGCCGGGTGGCGTCTCAGGCTGGGACGCGGCGGGCGTCGTCGTCGAGGCGGCGGCGGACGGCTCGGGTCCCGAGGTCGGAAGGCGTGTTGTCACCTGGGGCCCGGCCGGCGCCTGGGCGCAGCTGCGCGCGGTGGACACCGCCAAGCTGGTGACGGTGCCTGACACCGTCGACCTCGGCGTCGCCAGTGCGCTGCCGGTGGCCGGGGTCTCCGCCCTCCAGGCGTTGCGCGGTCTCGGCCCGGTCATCGGGCGGCGGATTCTGGTCACCGGCGCGTCCGGCGGTGTCGGCCGGTACGCGGTCCAGCTCGGCGCCTTGGCGGGGGCTCATGTCGTCGCCGCCGTGGGCAGCCCGGAACGCGGAGCCGGGTTGGCCGAGCTGGGCGCCGCCGAGGTCGTCGTCGGGCTCGACAACGTGACCGAGCCGGTCGCCGGAGTCCTGGAGAACGTCGGCGGCGCCCTGCTGGCCCAGGCGTACGGGCTGCTGGCCGACGGCGGCATCGTCCAGTCCATCGGGCACGCGTCCGGTGGGTCGACCATGATCGACTTCGAGGCCATCCGGCATCTGGGCAGCAGGCTGCGCATCGAGGCCTACCGGCTCGACTGGGCGTTCGGCCCGGACCTCGCTTATCTCCTGCAGTTGCTGGACCAGGGGCGGCTCGACCCGCAGATCGGCTGGCGCGGCCCGTGGGACCGGGTGGCCGAGGCGGCGGAGGCACTTCTGCAGCGCCGGATCCGCGGCAAGGCCGTACTCGACGTCACTTGA
- a CDS encoding CU044_2847 family protein: MTELLRFETTGGGEVAVEVGELEPGVERVARGGQEALRRRFQEALAGVREAAADALDAFRSDRLGPDQIELEFGVRLNAEAGAVIAKTSTDGHLTVKLTWSSTPPQDSPR, translated from the coding sequence ATGACCGAACTGCTGCGGTTCGAGACCACCGGCGGAGGCGAGGTCGCCGTCGAGGTGGGCGAGCTCGAACCCGGGGTCGAGCGGGTCGCCCGGGGCGGGCAGGAGGCGCTCCGCCGCCGTTTCCAGGAGGCCCTGGCCGGCGTCCGCGAGGCCGCCGCCGACGCGCTCGACGCCTTCCGCTCCGACCGGCTCGGCCCGGACCAGATCGAGTTGGAGTTCGGCGTCCGGCTCAACGCCGAGGCGGGCGCGGTGATCGCCAAGACGTCCACCGACGGCCACCTGACGGTCAAGCTCACCTGGTCGTCCACCCCGCCGCAGGATTCACCGCGCTGA
- a CDS encoding transporter substrate-binding domain-containing protein, translating into MIGDVMPRVRGAAAGLAAVLILAACGSGYQRPRVAVPVPDGVRSPAPRASPEPSGCEPRNSLAAATSPPPRLTGGSRKIRAGVDQTMTRMAYRDPATGEFRGFDVDLVLEVAKEMFPGRDPRDTVVFVAITPAERQERLRDGTVDIVADSMTATCGRAARMAYSTDYLDSGQTVLLPGNSPHRRIGDLAGRPVCAPADTTAPENLRKRPEGLLPVTARNPADCLVMLQQGQVAAISAAHNVLLGLQDLDPATRFLPVPPPRPRDDPSCLRHRLPAAGCTWFSDEPHALAFRREDTEFVKFVNHVLEKIRGNGRWREIHDRWLLDHPDQGPPPARYGPNPTWPPGR; encoded by the coding sequence GTGATCGGGGACGTGATGCCGCGGGTACGCGGAGCCGCCGCCGGACTGGCGGCCGTCCTGATCCTCGCGGCGTGCGGCTCCGGCTACCAGCGGCCCCGGGTGGCCGTCCCCGTCCCGGACGGGGTGCGCAGCCCCGCGCCGCGGGCCTCCCCGGAGCCGTCCGGCTGCGAGCCGCGCAACAGCCTCGCCGCCGCCACGTCGCCGCCCCCGCGCCTCACCGGCGGGAGCCGGAAGATCAGGGCGGGGGTGGACCAGACGATGACCCGGATGGCCTACCGCGACCCGGCGACCGGCGAGTTCCGCGGGTTCGACGTGGATCTTGTCCTGGAGGTCGCCAAGGAGATGTTCCCCGGCCGCGACCCCCGGGACACGGTGGTGTTCGTGGCGATCACCCCGGCGGAGCGGCAGGAGCGGCTGCGGGACGGAACCGTGGACATCGTCGCCGACTCGATGACCGCCACCTGCGGGCGCGCCGCGCGGATGGCCTACTCCACCGACTACCTCGACTCCGGGCAGACCGTGCTGCTGCCCGGGAACTCGCCGCACCGGCGGATCGGGGACCTCGCCGGCAGGCCGGTCTGCGCACCGGCCGACACCACCGCCCCGGAGAACCTGCGGAAACGCCCGGAAGGGCTCCTCCCCGTCACCGCGCGGAACCCGGCCGACTGCCTGGTCATGCTGCAGCAGGGCCAGGTCGCCGCGATCTCGGCCGCCCACAACGTCCTGCTCGGCTTGCAGGACCTCGATCCGGCCACCCGGTTCCTGCCGGTCCCGCCGCCGCGGCCGCGGGACGACCCGTCCTGCCTCCGGCACCGGCTGCCGGCGGCCGGCTGCACGTGGTTCAGCGACGAGCCGCACGCCCTCGCGTTCCGCCGGGAGGACACCGAGTTCGTGAAGTTCGTCAACCACGTCCTGGAGAAGATCCGGGGCAACGGCCGCTGGCGGGAGATCCACGACCGGTGGCTGCTGGACCATCCCGACCAGGGCCCGCCGCCCGCGCGGTACGGCCCGAACCCGACCTGGCCCCCCGGCCGGTGA
- a CDS encoding extracellular solute-binding protein, protein MVGRRLHAALRGAATPLALGVLSACGCGGSTDEAPVTLRLAAYSTPRGAYEKIISEYQKRVKVRFETSYGASGDQSAAVESGERRADIVAFSLEPDITRLVRARLVPEDWRSDAYGGHGGMVTNSVVVIATRKGNPRKLHTWRDLLRPGIEVITPNAFVSGGARWNVLAGYGAESDRGKDKAAGRAYLRALFAHVPVQDSSARGALQTFNSGWGDALLAYENEVSGLAAPLETQMPEATILIENPVAVTLDSEHPREAKAFLTFLRTPAAQRIFAENGYRPVLPGIADPRRFPVPRRLFTIKDLGGWEKLDGEFFDPERGLVADIQERS, encoded by the coding sequence GTGGTGGGACGACGGCTGCACGCGGCCCTGCGGGGAGCGGCGACACCGCTCGCCCTGGGCGTACTGAGCGCCTGCGGGTGCGGCGGATCCACGGACGAGGCCCCCGTGACCCTGCGGCTGGCGGCCTACTCCACTCCCAGGGGCGCGTACGAAAAGATAATTTCGGAGTACCAGAAAAGGGTGAAGGTCAGGTTCGAGACGTCCTACGGGGCGTCCGGCGACCAGAGCGCCGCGGTGGAGTCGGGCGAGCGGAGAGCCGATATCGTGGCGTTCTCCCTTGAACCCGATATCACCCGGCTGGTACGGGCCCGGCTGGTCCCCGAAGATTGGCGCTCGGACGCGTACGGGGGCCACGGCGGGATGGTGACCAATTCGGTGGTGGTCATCGCCACCAGAAAGGGAAACCCGCGCAAGCTGCACACCTGGCGTGACCTACTCCGGCCAGGAATAGAAGTGATCACCCCCAACGCCTTCGTGTCCGGCGGCGCCCGGTGGAACGTGCTGGCCGGATACGGCGCGGAGTCGGACCGCGGCAAGGACAAGGCCGCGGGCCGCGCCTATCTCCGCGCGCTGTTCGCGCATGTGCCCGTGCAGGACTCCAGCGCGCGCGGCGCGCTCCAGACCTTCAACTCCGGCTGGGGGGACGCGCTCCTGGCGTACGAGAACGAGGTGTCCGGCCTGGCGGCGCCGCTGGAGACGCAGATGCCGGAAGCCACGATCCTGATCGAGAATCCGGTGGCGGTGACGCTGGACAGCGAGCATCCACGGGAGGCCAAGGCGTTCCTGACGTTCCTGCGCACCCCGGCCGCGCAGAGGATCTTCGCCGAGAACGGGTACCGGCCGGTGCTGCCCGGGATCGCGGACCCGCGGCGGTTCCCCGTCCCCCGGCGGCTGTTCACCATCAAGGACCTGGGCGGCTGGGAGAAGCTCGACGGGGAGTTCTTCGATCCCGAGCGCGGCCTGGTCGCCGACATCCAGGAACGGTCATGA
- a CDS encoding S1 family peptidase, translating to MLLGSEQVLTCAHVISAGAGDRFPGQELGVDFLGLPGVPAGRARVAAGCWVPPDEAGQGDLALLDLAEPAPDGSGAPLCELPLWRREVYTRGYPLRLDDGVWIGGTLSGSGGPGREWIQLDTPDGRVDRGFSGSAVVDEMSGTVVGIVVGRWRGADAGLAWMIPVHTIVRHLPRVAGHVLPAPPAEVSAAWKVVLFLRGGGPGGIKIVVTGEDGSADSASLSRIFESSGHSARVPDTGGGSDAALALDVSGMSAGQVSRRIEAELGPAPVSDAALMIDGLDDAADPAAVADEVIKPLAERDNRVVVCLRRDSEELRGMLGFPAERRLTALRDRLAEVTAAEHAARERHQYVAARVAPVPAIPAGARKLRLRVSAVRAEAAAGGDVLAELEDCESQAERLLGEAVRTHRHLDELLSERDRLRGLLAAYRHATRPAEPEPGLAALYRRAHGMLARGPCDLPAAAAAVDRYLRALPREPSHDPL from the coding sequence GTGCTGCTGGGGTCGGAGCAGGTGCTGACCTGTGCCCATGTGATTTCGGCCGGCGCCGGCGATCGATTTCCCGGGCAGGAGCTCGGCGTCGACTTCCTCGGCCTGCCCGGAGTGCCCGCCGGGCGCGCGCGGGTGGCCGCCGGCTGCTGGGTGCCGCCGGACGAAGCCGGGCAGGGCGACCTCGCGCTGCTCGACCTCGCCGAGCCGGCCCCGGACGGCTCCGGGGCGCCGCTGTGCGAGCTGCCGCTCTGGAGGCGCGAGGTGTACACCAGGGGATATCCGCTCCGCCTCGACGACGGCGTGTGGATCGGCGGGACGCTCAGCGGCTCCGGCGGCCCCGGCCGCGAGTGGATCCAGCTCGACACCCCGGACGGGCGCGTCGACCGGGGCTTCTCCGGGTCGGCGGTCGTCGACGAGATGTCCGGGACGGTCGTGGGCATCGTCGTCGGCCGCTGGCGCGGCGCCGACGCGGGACTCGCCTGGATGATCCCGGTGCACACGATCGTCCGTCATCTGCCGCGGGTGGCGGGCCACGTGCTGCCCGCCCCGCCCGCCGAGGTGAGCGCGGCGTGGAAGGTGGTGCTGTTCCTCCGGGGCGGCGGGCCGGGCGGCATCAAGATCGTGGTGACCGGCGAGGACGGCTCGGCCGACTCCGCGTCGCTGAGCCGGATCTTCGAGTCCTCCGGCCACTCCGCCCGTGTCCCGGACACCGGCGGCGGCTCCGACGCCGCGCTCGCGCTGGACGTCTCCGGCATGTCGGCCGGGCAGGTGTCTCGGCGCATCGAGGCCGAGCTCGGCCCCGCGCCGGTGTCGGACGCCGCCCTGATGATCGACGGTCTCGACGACGCCGCGGATCCGGCGGCGGTGGCCGACGAGGTGATCAAACCGCTGGCCGAGCGGGACAACCGCGTCGTCGTCTGCCTGCGCCGCGACTCCGAGGAGCTGCGCGGCATGCTGGGCTTCCCGGCGGAACGGCGGCTGACGGCGCTGCGGGACCGCCTCGCCGAGGTCACGGCCGCCGAGCACGCGGCCCGGGAACGGCACCAGTACGTCGCCGCCCGCGTCGCGCCCGTCCCCGCCATCCCGGCGGGCGCGAGGAAGCTGCGGTTACGGGTCAGCGCCGTCCGCGCCGAGGCCGCCGCCGGAGGCGACGTGCTGGCCGAGCTGGAGGACTGTGAGTCGCAGGCCGAACGGCTGCTGGGCGAGGCGGTGCGGACCCACCGGCACCTGGACGAGCTGCTGTCCGAGCGTGACCGGCTCCGTGGCCTGCTCGCCGCGTACCGGCACGCCACGAGGCCGGCGGAGCCGGAACCCGGGCTGGCCGCCCTCTACCGGAGGGCGCACGGGATGCTCGCCCGCGGCCCGTGCGACCTCCCGGCCGCCGCCGCCGCGGTGGACCGCTATCTGCGCGCACTGCCGAGGGAGCCGTCCCATGACCCACTGTGA
- a CDS encoding serine/threonine-protein kinase translates to MTHCDRPACAGAIDETGFCDTCGRRPLYPGAFRGRRPEPRAEGSAPSAARAADSAGGSAELRVAAGLVVLPVLSSDDPDERVITDPGSLSITRKHTCGERVSVAYAGQPALLMGFCPNCGVSYDFRPRLTRGDVLGDQYTIVGPIAHGGQGWIYVARDRHLDGNLVAVKALIEPNDPIAIALGINERRYLTTLDHPNIVRIFNFVTHDSEEAGDRRGYLIMEYLNGRSLREVINAARGSDGEPLAVEHVIGYGYEILLALEYLHGRGLLYCDMKPDNVVLTQNGVKLVDMGAVCRIGDPDGGLVGTAGYMVGKREQAEGLSVQSDLYAVGKTLRDLLAASRPGARTGASSLDRLIGRATNPNRTRRFASAAEMAGQLLGVLEEELALKTGRQHATPSALFEPSAVLLDGGLGAVPPTEPPVRPRPTAPERPAVPAVPAVLAPSPADRAASLPVPRVPPDDPLHDLLSTAIAEDPHGVLGQLADVGNGSAAAEFHRCRAHLLRADLDAAAASLRGAERITGGRDWRTVWHHGLLALARAGRDGGDGRPVLARVTEAGGRFDAVHGDLPGESAPKLALGHCAELLGEPDEAERLYEAVWRRDRSQVNAAFGLARLRMLRRDRAGAAAVLDQVPKVSRHYDAARIAALRVHLEPLPSAPPGVADLDEAERRLPGLVLDGGEPEGRARERLRAAIFSLRLDRLGPADDTSTEKEVRGRLETSLKNLAGQAGDHRARSALLDAANAVRPWSWL, encoded by the coding sequence ATGACCCACTGTGATCGTCCCGCGTGTGCGGGCGCCATCGACGAGACCGGCTTCTGCGACACCTGCGGGCGCCGCCCGCTGTACCCCGGCGCGTTTCGGGGCCGCCGCCCGGAACCACGGGCGGAGGGATCGGCCCCGTCGGCGGCGCGGGCGGCCGACTCCGCGGGCGGCAGCGCGGAGCTGCGCGTCGCCGCGGGCCTGGTCGTACTGCCCGTCCTGTCGAGCGACGACCCCGACGAGCGGGTCATCACCGATCCGGGCTCGCTGAGCATCACCCGCAAGCACACGTGCGGGGAACGAGTCAGCGTCGCCTACGCGGGGCAGCCCGCGCTGCTCATGGGCTTCTGCCCGAACTGCGGCGTTTCCTACGACTTCCGGCCCAGGCTCACCCGCGGCGACGTTCTGGGCGACCAGTACACGATCGTAGGGCCCATCGCCCACGGCGGGCAGGGCTGGATCTATGTGGCCAGGGACCGGCATCTGGACGGCAACCTCGTCGCGGTCAAGGCCCTGATCGAGCCGAACGACCCGATCGCCATCGCCCTCGGCATCAACGAACGCCGCTACCTCACCACGCTCGACCATCCCAACATCGTCCGCATCTTCAACTTCGTCACCCACGACAGCGAGGAGGCCGGAGACCGGCGGGGATACCTCATCATGGAGTATCTCAACGGGCGGTCGCTGCGTGAGGTCATCAACGCCGCGCGCGGCTCGGACGGGGAGCCGCTCGCCGTCGAGCACGTGATCGGCTACGGCTACGAGATCCTGCTGGCCCTGGAGTACCTGCATGGGCGCGGGCTGCTGTACTGCGACATGAAGCCGGACAACGTCGTCCTCACCCAGAACGGCGTCAAGCTCGTCGACATGGGGGCGGTGTGCCGGATCGGCGACCCTGACGGCGGGCTCGTCGGCACCGCCGGATACATGGTCGGCAAACGGGAGCAGGCCGAGGGGCTGTCGGTCCAGTCCGATCTCTACGCCGTCGGGAAGACCCTGCGGGACCTGCTCGCGGCGTCCCGCCCCGGTGCCCGGACGGGAGCGTCCTCCCTCGACCGGCTGATCGGGCGTGCCACGAATCCGAACCGCACCCGCCGGTTCGCCTCCGCCGCCGAGATGGCCGGGCAGCTGCTGGGAGTGCTGGAGGAGGAGCTCGCGCTGAAGACGGGCCGGCAGCACGCCACGCCGTCCGCGCTGTTCGAGCCGAGCGCCGTCCTGCTCGACGGCGGGCTCGGCGCCGTGCCCCCGACGGAGCCCCCGGTGAGGCCCCGGCCGACCGCGCCGGAGCGCCCGGCGGTCCCGGCGGTCCCGGCGGTCCTGGCGCCGTCCCCGGCCGACCGCGCCGCCAGCCTGCCGGTGCCGCGCGTCCCCCCGGACGATCCCCTGCACGATCTGCTGTCCACCGCGATCGCCGAGGACCCGCACGGCGTGCTCGGCCAATTGGCCGACGTGGGGAACGGGTCCGCGGCCGCGGAGTTCCACCGCTGCCGTGCCCATCTGCTGCGGGCCGACCTGGACGCGGCGGCGGCCTCGCTCCGCGGCGCTGAGCGGATCACCGGTGGCCGCGACTGGCGGACGGTCTGGCACCACGGGCTGCTGGCGCTCGCCCGCGCCGGGCGCGACGGCGGCGACGGGAGACCCGTCCTCGCCCGCGTCACCGAGGCGGGCGGGCGGTTCGACGCCGTCCACGGCGACCTCCCCGGTGAGAGCGCGCCGAAGCTGGCGCTCGGTCACTGCGCCGAACTGCTCGGCGAGCCCGACGAGGCGGAGCGGCTCTACGAGGCCGTCTGGCGGCGCGACCGCTCGCAGGTCAACGCCGCCTTCGGCCTGGCCCGGCTCCGGATGCTGCGCCGCGACCGGGCGGGAGCGGCGGCCGTCCTCGACCAGGTGCCGAAGGTGTCGCGGCACTACGACGCGGCCAGGATCGCCGCGCTGCGCGTCCACCTCGAACCACTGCCGTCGGCGCCGCCCGGCGTGGCCGACCTCGACGAGGCGGAGCGGCGGCTGCCCGGTCTGGTCCTGGACGGAGGCGAACCGGAGGGCCGGGCCCGCGAGCGGCTGCGGGCCGCCATCTTCTCGCTGCGGCTGGACCGGCTCGGGCCCGCCGATGACACATCGACCGAGAAAGAGGTGCGGGGACGGTTGGAGACATCGCTCAAGAACCTCGCCGGGCAGGCCGGCGACCATCGCGCCAGAAGCGCCCTGCTGGACGCCGCCAACGCCGTGCGGCCGTGGAGCTGGCTGTGA